A single genomic interval of Burkholderia cepacia ATCC 25416 harbors:
- a CDS encoding MlaC/ttg2D family ABC transporter substrate-binding protein, producing the protein MKKLFLIPVFAALFSFGSAAHAQVDQSNPQALIKTATQQVLDEVKQQTIKQGDTNRIITIVNKDILPYTDFRRTTQLAMGRNWRAATAEQQQQVQEQFKLLLIRTYSGALAQLKPDQQIQYPPFRADPADTDVVVKTVAMNNGQPVQIDYRLYKTSNGWKVYDLNVLGAWLIQTYQQQFNEKIQQSGVEGLIQFLTQRNQQLAAGKQAS; encoded by the coding sequence ATGAAAAAACTGTTCCTGATCCCCGTTTTCGCGGCGCTGTTCTCGTTCGGCAGCGCAGCCCACGCGCAAGTCGACCAGTCGAACCCGCAGGCGCTGATCAAGACGGCGACGCAGCAGGTGCTCGACGAAGTCAAGCAGCAGACGATCAAGCAGGGCGACACCAACCGCATCATCACGATCGTCAACAAGGACATCCTGCCGTACACCGATTTCCGCCGCACCACGCAGCTCGCGATGGGCCGCAACTGGCGCGCGGCGACGGCCGAACAGCAGCAGCAGGTTCAGGAGCAGTTCAAGCTGCTGCTGATCCGCACGTATTCGGGCGCGCTGGCGCAACTGAAGCCGGACCAGCAGATCCAGTACCCGCCGTTCCGCGCCGATCCGGCCGATACCGACGTCGTGGTCAAGACGGTCGCGATGAACAACGGCCAGCCGGTCCAGATCGACTACCGCCTGTACAAGACGTCGAACGGCTGGAAGGTGTATGACCTGAACGTGCTCGGCGCATGGCTGATCCAGACGTACCAGCAGCAGTTCAACGAGAAGATCCAGCAAAGCGGCGTGGAAGGGCTGATCCAGTTCCTCACGCAGCGCAACCAGCAACTTGCCGCCGGCAAGCAAGCGTCGTGA
- a CDS encoding STAS domain-containing protein produces the protein MSGFEAGSSLTVASAKSALADGLARIGAGATAVDCAALTQFDSSALAVLLAWQRAAKARGATLDILNLPPKLASLARAYGVDALIEGTGRH, from the coding sequence GTGAGCGGCTTCGAAGCCGGCTCCTCGCTGACCGTCGCGAGCGCGAAGTCCGCGCTCGCGGACGGTCTTGCGCGCATCGGCGCGGGCGCGACCGCCGTCGATTGCGCGGCGCTGACGCAGTTCGACTCGTCCGCGCTCGCCGTGCTGCTCGCATGGCAACGTGCCGCCAAGGCGCGCGGCGCGACCCTCGACATCCTCAATCTCCCCCCGAAGCTCGCCAGCCTCGCGCGCGCCTACGGCGTCGACGCGCTCATCGAAGGCACCGGGCGACATTGA